In Deferribacteraceae bacterium V6Fe1, one genomic interval encodes:
- a CDS encoding TRAP transporter permease — protein MFFFKKKTQEDIVEDGVQTDASGEAITVQRVFDGKQQKFLYFFGICMSLFHLWVNTVGIMPEIQRNAVHYGFVLFLGFLIYPINRTLANKTLKLDYILAILSFLVGLYLVFFEDALHARNEIPVTMDLIAASVAIILMLEITRRTSGWLIPILAIIFISYSLFLGKIIPGLWNFPGVTIERLLYRMYFAPDGLFGTIATISSTFVFLFVLFAAFLIKSGAGEFIINLAVSLMGHTTGGPAKMAVFASGLMGSVSGSAVANTVGTGSITIPMMKKIGFSPKFAGGVEAAASTGGQLMPPIMGAGAFIMAQWTQISYLTIVAVSFIPAIMYFLSVAFFVHLRAKKRGIKPIPKDELPKFREVMKSGWNFFIPIFALMFLLVKGYTPTYAASMGILAVVVASWFNPKTRMGFKDILDALYLGARNMVTTGVILLCSGIIVGIVLMVGMGVKFSMMITSIAGGSVFFTILLIALASLILGMGLPVTASYIVLAVLAAPSLVSLLMKDYLIAHFGLTPEMALDPNVVQQMTALVPPDVAMGALLASHLLIFWYSQDANVTPPVCLAAYSAAGIAGSKPLETGLESWKLAKGLYIIPLMFIYEPAILFQGPLVTTIENIITGTIGLFIFATFFEGYFIREINWVERIILGVAAWLLFWPETYSNIAGVVIVILMWLYLKKTKDKYTPAEV, from the coding sequence ATGTTTTTTTTCAAAAAGAAAACACAAGAAGACATTGTTGAAGATGGTGTTCAAACGGATGCAAGTGGTGAAGCGATAACTGTCCAAAGAGTGTTTGATGGAAAGCAGCAGAAATTTCTTTATTTTTTTGGGATATGTATGTCCCTATTTCATCTTTGGGTAAATACTGTTGGCATTATGCCTGAAATTCAGAGAAATGCAGTGCATTACGGTTTTGTTTTATTCTTAGGGTTTCTTATTTATCCGATTAATCGAACTCTTGCCAATAAAACACTAAAGCTGGACTATATATTGGCGATACTTTCTTTTTTAGTAGGGCTTTATTTGGTATTTTTTGAAGATGCCCTGCATGCTAGAAATGAAATTCCCGTAACTATGGACTTGATTGCGGCAAGTGTGGCAATAATTTTAATGCTGGAAATTACAAGAAGGACTTCCGGTTGGTTAATCCCGATTCTTGCAATTATTTTTATTTCATATTCACTTTTTTTAGGGAAAATAATCCCCGGGTTATGGAATTTCCCCGGTGTAACTATAGAGCGACTTTTATATAGGATGTATTTTGCACCTGACGGACTATTTGGTACAATTGCAACAATTTCATCTACGTTTGTTTTCTTATTTGTCCTTTTTGCTGCCTTTCTTATAAAATCAGGAGCCGGTGAATTTATAATTAATTTGGCAGTATCCCTTATGGGGCATACAACCGGCGGGCCTGCAAAAATGGCTGTATTTGCAAGCGGACTTATGGGTTCTGTTTCTGGGAGTGCAGTGGCAAATACCGTTGGGACAGGTTCGATAACTATACCTATGATGAAAAAGATAGGTTTTAGCCCTAAATTTGCAGGTGGTGTTGAAGCCGCTGCAAGTACAGGCGGACAGTTGATGCCGCCTATTATGGGTGCAGGTGCTTTTATCATGGCTCAGTGGACTCAGATATCTTATCTTACAATTGTTGCGGTTTCTTTTATCCCTGCAATTATGTATTTTTTGAGTGTTGCATTTTTTGTTCATTTAAGGGCAAAAAAAAGAGGTATAAAACCTATCCCTAAAGATGAATTACCGAAGTTTAGAGAGGTAATGAAAAGCGGTTGGAACTTTTTTATACCTATTTTTGCTTTGATGTTTTTACTTGTTAAAGGGTATACTCCTACGTATGCAGCTTCCATGGGTATTTTGGCAGTGGTAGTTGCCAGTTGGTTTAACCCAAAGACAAGAATGGGATTTAAAGATATCTTGGATGCACTTTATTTGGGTGCAAGAAATATGGTAACTACCGGTGTGATATTACTTTGCTCAGGGATTATTGTAGGGATTGTTTTAATGGTTGGAATGGGTGTTAAGTTTTCCATGATGATTACTTCCATTGCCGGTGGCAGTGTTTTTTTTACAATTTTATTAATTGCACTGGCTTCTTTAATACTTGGGATGGGATTGCCAGTAACTGCATCATATATTGTTTTGGCCGTACTTGCTGCACCATCACTTGTATCACTATTGATGAAAGATTACCTAATCGCCCATTTCGGTCTTACTCCGGAGATGGCCCTTGACCCGAATGTTGTTCAGCAGATGACAGCCCTTGTGCCACCCGATGTTGCAATGGGAGCGCTTCTTGCCTCACACCTTTTGATTTTCTGGTATTCTCAAGATGCAAATGTTACCCCTCCCGTTTGTTTGGCGGCATATTCCGCAGCGGGGATTGCAGGGAGCAAACCCCTTGAAACGGGCTTGGAGTCTTGGAAGTTGGCCAAAGGGCTTTACATTATTCCGCTTATGTTTATTTATGAGCCGGCCATATTATTTCAGGGACCACTGGTAACAACTATTGAAAATATTATTACCGGCACGATAGGCTTGTTTATATTTGCGACCTTCTTTGAAGGATATTTTATAAGAGAAATAAATTGGGTCGAGCGAATAATACTTGGCGTTGCCGCATGGTTATTATTTTGGCCTGAAACGTATTCAAACATAGCAGGTGTAGTTATTGTTATTTTGATGTGGTTATATTTGAAAAAGACCAAAGATAAATATACGCCTGCAGAGGTTTAA